The genomic window TCGGTGCGCGTGGTGTCCGCGGGGGAGTACGTGACGTAGAGACCCCTGGCCTTGGCCGCGCGCACCGCCTCCTCGGTGCGCGCCCGTATCTGGCCCGGCGTGACGCCGAAGACCCGCTCGCGACGCGGCGGGGAGGGCACGTGCACGATGTTCGCGACGGTCGCGCCCGCGGAGGCCGCGGCCTCGACCTGCTCCTCCCAGGAGTCGAGGTAGCTCAGGACGACCGACTCGAGCTCGCAGGGCAGGCCCTCGTCGCGGAGGAGGCGGATCGTCCTCCAGTCGGACTCCGACAGGCCGGCGTAGCCGACCTGGATGCGGCCTACGCCCGCCGCGACGAGCCGGCGCGCGACCTCGAGCTTCTGCTCGGGCCGGAAGTTGACGATGGGCGACTGCTCGCCCTCGCGCAGCGTGCAGTCGTTGAGCGCGACGCGCGAGCCGGGGCCCAGCGAGGTGTAGCGGTCGTTGTAGGGGCTGAGCGTCTTGTGGGGCGTCACCGGCTCACCTCCTCCGCCAGCTCCCCGGGGACGAGGACGCGGCCGCCCTGCACCACGCGGTGGATCGTCGCGCGGCGCTGCAGGACCGTGACGTCGGCGAGGGGGTCGGCCTCCAGCACCAGCAGGTCGCCGAACTTGCCCTCCTCGAGGGTGCCGACCCTGTCGCCCAGGTGGAGGGCCTGGGCGGCCGTGCGCGTGGCGGACACCAGCGCCTCCTCGTGCGACATGCCGTGCCGCACCATCAGCTCGAGCTCCTTCGCCTGCTCGCCCTGCAGGTAGCGGTTGCCGAGGTCGCTGCCGGCCGCGATCTTCACGCCGGCGCGGTGGGCGCGCTCGAAGGAGTCGATCCAGACCTCCCGGTTCTCCTTCATCTCGCTGACCTGCTTGGGGTTCGTGCCCAGCTCCAGCACGCTGTAGAGGGTGCACAGCGTCGGGACGAGGTAGGCGTCCTCGGCGGCGGCGAGGCGCTCGACCGTCTCGTCGTCCATGCGCGTGCCGTGCTCGATCGTCGTCACGCCGGCGTCGAGCGCCATCCTCGCGCTCAGGTACGACTGCGCGTGGCAGGCGACGGTCTTGCCGAACCGCTTGGCCTCGTCGACGAGGACGCGCAGCTCCTCGGGGCTGAAGGAGGTCTGCTCGGTCGTGGTGTAGACGCTCGCCTCGGCGCCCGTGAGGCCGACCTTGACGACGTCGACGCCCAGCTTGACCTGCGTGCGCACGGCCTTGCGCACCTCGGCCTCGCCGTTCACCGGCATGCCGAGGCTGGCGGAGTTCGTCATCCACGGCGGCGTGGAGTCGGCCAGGCCCGCGGTCCCGCAGATGACGGGGCCGGCGGCCAGGATCCGCGGACCGTCGACCATGCCGGCGCGGACGGCGTCGCGGACGGCCGGCGCGATGGCCCCGCGCGTCCCCACGTCCCTCACGGTGGTGTAGCCGTAGGAGAGGAGCGTGCGGGCCGTGCGCGCCGCCACGATCGTGTGGAACTCGAGGGGCAGCGAGTCGATGGCGCCCAACGTGCCGAACCTGTCGTAGATC from Trueperaceae bacterium includes these protein-coding regions:
- a CDS encoding amidohydrolase family protein, which encodes MSDERAHLGANHDVTVINARVWDGVNPGYREDAFVAVRQGRITRLGAMSELRRDDSAAVLDAEGRWVIPGLIDCHVHLIYDRFGTLGAIDSLPLEFHTIVAARTARTLLSYGYTTVRDVGTRGAIAPAVRDAVRAGMVDGPRILAAGPVICGTAGLADSTPPWMTNSASLGMPVNGEAEVRKAVRTQVKLGVDVVKVGLTGAEASVYTTTEQTSFSPEELRVLVDEAKRFGKTVACHAQSYLSARMALDAGVTTIEHGTRMDDETVERLAAAEDAYLVPTLCTLYSVLELGTNPKQVSEMKENREVWIDSFERAHRAGVKIAAGSDLGNRYLQGEQAKELELMVRHGMSHEEALVSATRTAAQALHLGDRVGTLEEGKFGDLLVLEADPLADVTVLQRRATIHRVVQGGRVLVPGELAEEVSR